GGCTTGATTGCCTcgagaaagttgaaagagaatggaggaATACCCATAAGCGATTTGAGAATATCAGGAGAGAAGCGGGTATAAAGATGCGAGCCATAGACAGCGGAGGAAACGTCAAATCCACTTCCAACCTTTCCCTGAGCCTCACAGTGCGCGAGTTGAGAAATTGCGTGAATTCTGTCAAGGTGATGTTCATCTATGGCACCATCAGAGGTCAATGTGATGACTCCCAATTGCACCAGTAAGGATGCTATGAGAGAAGTGGTAAGGGTAGCAGAGGAACCTAGGCcagttttgtttgtttgtgGGATAGGGCGACGAAGGCGTGTAAACGGTGcgagatgagaaagagataaGAATCTAGCaggaagacaaagagatgACAGCTACAGCATTGTTGAGAGTCTTAGCCGCATAATAAGATATAGCACTTACAGATTCGCGTTGAGAGTAAAAATCATTATCAGCAAAGACGACAACCTCAAGCCCTGAGCCGTCTCCACGTATATTCTTTACCAGTTCCTTGATTGCAGCATCATCAGACGCTCCACCCGAAAGTATCAAATAATAGGCATATTCAAGGGCTTTGGTGACGGCTATTGTGACAAATTTGTTGCTCCCTGTCACATCTTCATTCATTTGCACTAATTGCAACTTGGTTTTGCAGTTTTCCGTAGATATCCATAGAGCATATTCCCAAGTcgattcttcttcaggaaATTGTCCAGCCTTTATGCTCACCCTGGCTTCTCCATTATTGGGTGTGCTAGAATGTTTAGCACAGGAATAAAAGCGACTGCTGGTAGCTATGACCAAGCCAGAGTATTGCCTGTCCAGCACAAGATATCCTCCAGTTACGAGAACTTTTCCAGGTGCGGATATTATCGTTCTCTTCCCCATGCTACTGTTATGTTGTTATAGTATCAAGGAATAGATTAAAgatcaaaaaagaaataacaGTAGTGATGTACCATAAAAGATCACCCTTGAAGTCTTATATCACGTGACCTATTAccagaagcagataggcttacggagtaactggcacgtCTAACCGGATGCCACGTAGTATAGTTCCATAtacattcatgtttatactttactTTTCCATGTACTAAGTGCTGtaacggagtcaaatccttgacaccTATCTCTCATCACGCGGTACGGTGTGCCCATCCCTACAGTAGCAGCAGAACAAGAcgacaaaaagaaaggaaatgTTGTACAAAGTTCCTTGGAGCTTGTTTTCAGCTGTAAGCCACAACGACTTTAGCAGGGGATAGGATATAAAATTTCATGTTTTCTTGTGATGTAGAGTATGACAGTACGAACAGCTCACATGAAAAATAGATTCTCGCTCTCAAGAGCTAGGTTGTGGATCCCGTTCAGTTCCATCCTTTATGAatgattcttctttctgcccagaaagacttgatgaGGAAACCCCTGAAAACTGCTCTTTTTCGGGCGATACACTTTTCAGAGAAGACCTGGAGAGACATGATATGACCGAGAGACTAAATGAGCGGGATGTTGTTGGAAACCATAAAACAAGATTAACGAATGAGTGGGAAGGCGAACAGAGAAGCAAGCCTGATAGACGGACATCAAATGAGGCAATGCTTTCCCACGTCGACTCATTTTCGTCCAAATCTGAACCGCAAGATGTAGAAGATATAATAAAGAAGCTTGAATCGCATGCAGGACCAGGTCCAGCTTTACCGCAGCTACTATCCCCCTATCATCTTTTAGCCAAACCAGGATCTTCCACTGCCAATCACTATGCCTCTACAGACGATAAAACTTCATTGTTAAAGACAGATGCGCTGGGGCAAGATCATGAATACACGTCAAGTACAATCGACAATTCAGGAGAAGTTATCCCAGTGTTTAGTGttgaagagtttgaagagCATCAACCATTGCTAACTAATACTCAACAACAGTTCTATGACTCAACTGAGCCATGCCATGACAAGCAGTCATTTAGACGCAGATTAGAGCTAGGACAAAGTACCGATGGCCAAACTGTAAGCAGCCAATGATTCTGCTAGCCGCTTGAGTTATTAATCACCTTTACAGCTTTTCAATGCCACTGCCGTGCTAGTAGGGATTGGACTCCTTTCCATGCCAGTAGCATTCTCTTATGCTGGCTGGATACTTGGTACAGTCCTTCTTATTGGCTTTGGCTGGCTCGCCTGTTACACGTGAGATGTTTCTAAGCATGTCTCCGTTAGGTAGAACCCTGATGCTAGGGTAGCGCAAAACTTCTTGCCAAGTTAATAAGAGCTGATGACACATTGCTTGGATATACTGATATTGGGCGAAAAGCTTTTGGATCCTGGGCAGAAAGCTGTATCacctttttgttttgcACTGAGCTATTTGCACTTGGGtatatctcttttatcACTCTGTTGAGATAATCAAAGAACGAAAGACTCCGGGTGTCGCAGGGTAGCCTTGATTCTGCTTTTCGGAGACACATTACatgttcttttctcaaatgTCTCTTCAAACACTTGGAAGCTCATAGGATTTTTCATGTATGTTCCTCTCAGTAGGCATGTTGAATAAGTCTcacctttttttcttaGTATTGTACCAACAACACTCTtgcctcttcatcttctctctctgccGTCCCTGCTATCCTTTGTgtcttctcttttacttgtCATTGTACTTGTCATAGATGGCATTCTCCCTGAGGCTACTCCCTCAAATCCCAGTCCTCACGGCTCCATCTTGCATCCTGAACCAACAAGTTGGCTACCGGAATGGCACCATGCCAATTGGCTGGGAGAAGTGGGTCTGATTTTGGCAGGTTTTGGAGGTCATGCAGTCATGCCTAGTTTGGCTAGGGATATGAAGCAACCCGAGAAGTTTGAAAGAATCGTCAATAAAGCATTTATCATAGCGacttccatttcttttattGCTGGAGCAGCGGGGTATATGATGATGGGCTCGAAGTTTCAGACGAAGTGAGTCTTCTTATGTGAGAATTGAGCTTTATTTAGACTCATACACAATTTAGATTACGAAAGATATGATGCAGGAAAAGTACTGTTTTCCAAAGGTGCTCAATATCATTGCCCTCTGGATGATTATCATCAATCCTCTTACAAAATTTGGTCTCTCTTCAAGACCTGTGGGTGTAGCTGAGTAAAagtttggaagagaagtCTGATCATGTGGCGTTTGTAGCTCAATCTGTCTTTGGAGTACATTCTTGGAATTTCCCCTTCACTCGTATCCGAATCATTGAATTTTCCTGTTGATACGGGCGTTCCCGTTGAGAGTTTTATGAGAAATCGTCAACTCAGTTTCTCGtccaacttttctcaacAGCAAAGTTATCATTCATCTCCATTATCTCAGTCTCGGAACCATCGCTGTTCTTTACCATCCCCTACCCAATTTTCGGACACTTCCAACGCTGCGACCCAATCTCAAATTgaaagttttgaaagaaaggaaagattCAAATGGTGGATGAGAAGTATCAGTCGAGTGATAGTGACTGCACTTTGTACAGGAACAGCGATACTCTTGCCGGGTTTTGAAAGAACCATGGCCTTTTTGGGAAGCTTCTCAGCTTTTCTGATTTGTATCATactgtcagaaccttggaattatgacatggaatatagccaataaatagtaatgcaacgtagattgcattattgtgaccttttggtacagagcgtggatcttaattattgctaatattcatgatACATACTCCCCGTGAGCTATCAACTCACTTTTCCGATAATAACTTTTGCTAATTTGCCGAAATCATCGCATAGTTGCTCTTTTATATCCGTCTTTCGCCCATTACAATCGACAAATCACAATCTAACCATTCCACCAGTCTTGAATTGGTCAGGATAGGACAGCTGGCTTTGGTAGCAGGAATGACGATACTCATGATGGCAGGAACAATTTGGGCTTTTTGGCCTGGCAGTAGACATGAAGATTTAAATCCTTAATTTTGGAAGTCCATCCAGGACATCTCCCAGTATGAAAAGTGTTGGTTTATGtgttcattctctgggtGGTCTGTTATCTTGAGCTGAGAAGATGCTTATAATGCCTTGTATTGGTTTCTGCCCAAGAAATGATATTGTGTGTTTTCAGAACCCACTTACAGTATGGCTTGCATAATCTGCCACATAAGACTGCATGGCATGCGATACGACTCTAGTTTATAACGTAGTTTAGCATATTACGAATGAGTCTTTCATAGATTGATAGATTAGTGAACCATCGTTTTCATTATCTAAATCTTTCAGTGGTCATTATGCTTTTTATCACTACTCTTTACAAAagctctttctctcttaTTTTGGATGAATGTGACACTGTTGGAATAAATGTAAGGCTAAAACTATTCCGTCCCTCCTATATTGTTCCATCATTGTAAGAGTATAGTGTTATAACTAGGATGATCAACTCCGAATATGAATCACCTTCGGGATAGGCCTTCAGGTTGTTCAAAACTGTGAAACGTTACAGTATGGTCTAAGTTGAATGATCATATAATCAAGGCTCAAAAAGATCGCAAAAAGTATATACCATCAAAGATACGAGTCCTGATGTCAGGATaatggagagggaaaggaGATACAGCTAATAATTACAGCTTGGGCTGTCTAAAGTCTACAATTGATCTATGACAGTTCGGATGCGTCTATATTATGTAGAAAACATTTGAACCATAAGGGTGTATAAGGCAGAATTGAATCCACTATCTGCTTCCTCCTCATGTAAAATCGTTCAAACAGGAGCTTTGGTTTAATAATTGAATGTACGATCACTGACATCTCGTATCCTCAGCCAGAACAGACGTTGTGTATTGTAGAGAGAAATAATGAGTATTTACAAATCTTCGAGTCTAGGAAGGTCAGTCGTTGTACCTTCAGTTTTCaaccaaaagatcaagtttTGGCATATTTGTAAGTGAATGATGAACTTTTTACTAAAACACATGACAATGGTTGAGGGCTACAAGTCGATATTGCAATGCAAGCTTCATCTCAAGCCATACAGATAAATTACAATGCAAAGACCGGTAATATCTCGTCCAGGCTTACAataaatgatgaaaaagcTTTGCTAAAGATGATCCATTGAATACGCCAACGCTCTACCCTGGAAAATGTCCTTGATCAGAAATTGCAGAACGACTATTAATACCACTTTATTTTGCTATTTATGTCCGATGGCGTAGGCGGTATCTCGAGGTTTGGAGGCTTAACCCAACGTACAGTGTCCTGTGTACGCATTAGACTGGCTGGCAAGTATTAAAAAGAGAGCTCACCCATGCCCAATGTTCCTTCCCGAGTTTGTCTGGCCAATCATGGCACCTTATTCTCTCTGGTGGCCTATTCATAATTTCAACTAGTTGTTCAAAGTTTCATCTTAACATCAATAGCCCACCTGTCATTCCACCGAATCTTTTCATGTAGCCCATCTCCTTCCAGTGGCCACTCAATCCATCCTCTCGTCATGGCATCCTTTTTGCCATAAGTGGCATGTACTCCTGGTATCACTGCTATTCTTCCAAACCCATATTTCCAAAAGTCCCAAGAAATGAATGAGCATTCGGATAATTGACATTCCCAAAACTCTTCTGTACGAGGAGTACCACGGCGGAAGCGCACGTTATATGGGGGTAGAAATGGCTCGGGTGTCATGACGGCTATACCGTTCCATGCGgagaaaacttgaaatGGAAGCATGCGGTCATAGCGTCTCTTTGTCTCGGGAGATGATGGGAAAACCTTAGCATAGGTCAGTCTGGTAAGATCAGATTATAACCAATGGACACTTGCCTTTTGAGGAAGATCATTATCTTCCTCCTTGACCGGGAAAGGGGTGTATAAATCCCCGCTCATATCTCGTCCAACCCAGCCATCATAAAACCATCGACCAGCATGATCCCATCCACAAGTCATGTCGGCGTCCTGTTTGAAATGCTGATGCATTAATTCCAAAAAATGTGTTGCAGACAAGTAGACATCAttgtaaaagatgattcCAGTCCACGGATGGCCATCAGGTGAAGTACTACCGGAATCATAAAATGCTTGCATTCCGGCGTTACGCATCTGAGCCAGAACCTCAATACGATGGTATTGCTCCCAATCCACGTTGGGAAGATGAgttttgatgttgatattGGCTGGAGGTACACCAAtattgagaagatgagCACGCATAGCATGGGCAAGAATTTCGCCGCTGTGGCATACATTAGATATATcataaaaaaagaaacagaatTACCTTCCATCTTCCGAATCATTCTCTAATAGGGAAAAGACGAGCGATTCTGGTCCTAGAAAGTCGGCAAGGACTGTCCATGCAGCAAACCAGTCGCCCAACATACCTAAAATCATTAGCATCATTGAGCCATCCCTCGAGTCCTTCAGAATTTACCAGCCACTTGTCGACAAACAGTCACCAGATACCACCTCCTCTCTGGGCCCCTCACCCAGTCCCCAATATCCTTATCCCATACGTCTCTTAAATGCTGATACCTGTCCTTCAAATCTTGTGTTAAGAAGGGAGGAAAGATAGAATGACTAAGTTCATGCTCTCTTGGAACTGAAGGTGTGTTTTGTTTGACTTCATTCAACAATGGATGTAGGAATTCCCAAGCCTCATCTAGCGTTGGTAGAGGCCCAAAGATGTACTGAGGATTTTGTGGATCTGATCCAGGTTTGATCCGTCTCGATTTCCCAGGATGATTGAGTTGAGTAGTTGTTACATTCTGTTGTGTTGTTATAAGTCGAGGGATGTGATGGTCTTCTGTTATTGCCGACTTTGAGCTCTTCCATAATTTCCATTCACCATTTGAAGTCTTTCCTGTCTTATGAAAACTGCCGCGTCTTTCTGACCAACATGAGGCATCCCAGATGCCATCCTCGTCTTTTCCAAAGTTGAATAATGCTGCGGGACCCAATACGAAGCAGGCAAGCAACAAGATTCTCGTGATTGGTTTTGAGCGTTGCAAACGTAACTTAGAGGTGAACATATTGCGATCTGATAGGTTGAAGCTGCTAATGGACAAAGATATGAGATTGGGAAAATTTGTATACTTTAGTAAAGGATGCAATTGTCAGGATAACGGGACAGGGAAAGGTCTGGCGATCTCAGGAGATTGTGTATGCCTCGGAAATGGTATGATTGAGTGAACCGGGACCTGGCCAATAGACATAGAAGCCGAGAAaatataaggaaggaccTGTTGGCAACTCttcagagaatgaatctcaatagctgtcttcgtctattCCAGCTACACACTCCTCACTCAAGCCAGCCTCGTCCCAAGATTTTCAGTTCAAAGACCCAAGACCCAATCCAAGTCCTGATAGTAATCTCTATTAGAAATGGTTTTGCGACGTTAGAAAGATGTCATGAAATAGTTGCTTGAAGTAGTTTCAAAAAGTGTCATAATTGTTGTTGGCTTTGTATCCGACGGGATCAAATTTTTCATAACTTAAATGTCCGACGgttttcaacattgacatgaaaagaaaagccatttcttccaaatAATATTTGCAAATTCATTACGAAGTATTTACAAGAAGCTTTAATGGCAAGGATTTGCCAGGAGATTGGATTGGTTCTCCGGCTTTGGACTCCAGGCGCTGGGACTAGAGGTAG
The Cryptococcus depauperatus CBS 7841 chromosome 1, complete sequence DNA segment above includes these coding regions:
- a CDS encoding phosphomevalonate kinase, yielding MGKRTIISAPGKVLVTGGYLVLDRQYSGLVIATSSRFYSCAKHSSTPNNGEARVSIKAGQFPEEESTWEYALWISTENCKTKLQLVQMNEDVTGSNKFVTIAVTKALEYAYYLILSGGASDDAAIKELVKNIRGDGSGLEVVVFADNDFYSQRESLSSLCLPARFLSLSHLAPFTRLRRPIPQTNKTGLGSSATLTTSLIASLLVQLGVITLTSDGAIDEHHLDRIHAISQLAHCEAQGKVGSGFDVSSAVYGSHLYTRFSPDILKSLMGIPPFSFNFLEAIKPSKWDNKVNSFRLPKYLQLLLADVDAGTDTPKFVVKVLKWREINKEEATDVWTRLDSANRTLKNGLRDLVAAENDDDYGDVMTKAVGWNFSKPPTYSSSSSTAALLYDVAQALSNIRVLMREMSEKSGVPIEPVMQTRLLDSCSALPGVLGGGVPGAGGYDALYLFVIDPPLLESPSPIDRVDEIWSSWKEMDVCPLSSRQCDEGLRNEDVDKVQPLKEALGW